One segment of Cataglyphis hispanica isolate Lineage 1 chromosome 23, ULB_Chis1_1.0, whole genome shotgun sequence DNA contains the following:
- the LOC126858003 gene encoding uncharacterized protein LOC126858003, whose translation MQEPSFPRRKGLLTPVSVLVLLILPLVDLPSANGSCEFPSSWTGEWYQYGKPVFAINTTVLGDRVCVERTDDKYVVFYSTDNCYHCMIINGRHENVIQYREGPWCNVDRMSLEEMCNTISSDDMLFSIFRMNSKPISCPFSGSSFTFTYNRGYGECTMPISLAEKCTDESKLLLKYQACPDVDGTESNTEELQCLAVWNDGRNKYLVGTLRGRSVLSAKMYRCFLYEEKPHHQGKMIYLLAQSGDPTCNGLTTVSEGSPTIKLTKVDKEHSRCKYPAWVTQHHDWHSLDGTKDYHFTNKNATLKIKAQAQDANGEAFHEEKIVCHNLEKLSPNESMGNKVKLVAHVTSGCDIGYVCMIFHKRDSHIIEIQQSDQKAIMPDEACSISDPSTMPYTTLITTSLHQRKCPNPGRYEIMDFAASDMLSAPMSRRQRRSDLSKTTKRRIWQDNTEDAECRSTDIQVGCSSLDQTEMIIANTCEHEEIAYFCHGSWEEKGTWYTIASQRNSEFSASLGQTFCFSMRLESVRDRVLGRGGRQKQQEQELWLSRPSRTCQRESKNEDTYRLSNRGVCEDLTKAASSAAFAPSLSQPLFTLSTAAYVAINMLCVLLWR comes from the exons ATGCAGGAACCGTCGTTCCCGCGCCGAAAAGGGCTCCTCACCCCAGTGTCGGTGTTGGTGCTGCTGATACTACCATTGGTCGATCTACCTTCTGCAAACG GATCTTGTGAGTTTCCATCAAGTTGGACGGGAGAATGGTACCAGTATGGAAAACCCGTATTCGCTATAAATACAACTGTTCTCGGAGATAGAGTCTGCGTCGAAAGAACGGATGACAAATATGTCGTTTT TTATAGCACCGACAACTGTTATCATTGTATGATTATCAACGGACGACATGAGAACGTTATTCAATATCGTGAAG GCCCGTGGTGTAACGTGGATCGAATGAGTTTGGAAGAAATGTGTAATACGATTTCCTCGGATGACATGCTCTTTTCGATATTCCGCATGAATTCCAAACCGATATCTTGTCCATTTAGCGGATCGTCATTCACATTCACGTATAATCGAGGTTACGGTGAATGTACAATGCCTATAAGTCTCGCGGAAAAATGTACAGACGAGAGTAAGCTTCTTCTCAAGTACCAGGCCTGTCCGGACGTCGATGGGACCGAAAGTAACA CCGAGGAACTACAATGCCTTGCCGTTTGGAACGATGgtcgaaataaatatctggTGGGAACCTTGAGAGGGAGAAGCGTTCTGAGTGCAAAGATGTACAG GTGTTTCCTGTACGAAGAAAAGCCTCATCATCAGGGAAAGATGATTTATTTGCTTGCCCAGTCTGGCGATCCGACTTGCAATGGTTTAACCACCGTTTCTGAGGGTTCACCTACTATAAAGCTTACTAAAG TCGATAAGGAACACAGTAGATGTAAATATCCGGCCTGGGTAACTCAGCACCATGACTGGCACTCTCTCGACGGTACGAAGGATTATCActtcacaaataaaaatgccaCTCTGAAAATAAAGGCACAAGCACAGGATGCCAATGGCGAAGCGTTccatgaagaaaaaattgtttgtcataatttagaaaaattgtctCCGAACGAAAGCATGGGGAATAAAGTGAAACTAGTCGCTCATGTCACCAGCGGCTG CGACATTGGTTACGTTTGCATGATATTCCACAAAAGAGACAGTCATATTATTGAGATACAGCAATCAG ATCAAAAAGCAATTATGCCAGACGAGGCGTGCTCCATCTCCGATCCTTCCACGATGCCGTATACGACCTTAATAA CCACGTCCTTGCATCAAAGAAAATGTCCTAATCCAGGACGATACGAGATCATGGATTTTGCTGCATCGGATATGTTGTCGGCTCCCATGTCAAGGCGACAGCGGCGTAGTGACTTATCAAAGACGACCAAAAGGCGAATTTGGCAGGACAACACCGAGGACGCGGAATGCAGGAGTACGGACATTCAAGTAGGCTGCTCCTCGCTCGATCAAACTGAAATGATAATCGCCAATACATGTGAACATGAAGAGATtg CCTATTTTTGTCATGGCAGTTGGGAGGAGAAAGGGACGTGGTACACGATAGCGTCGCAACGGAATTCCGAATTCTCAGCCAGCCTAGGGCAAACGTTTTGTTTTTCTATGCGTCTTGAAAGTGTCAGAGACAGAGTCTTGGGAAGAGGTGGCAGGCAGAAGCAACAAGAGCAAGAATTATGGCTATCTAGGCCATCGCGTACTTGTCAGAGAGAATCCAAGAATGAAGATACATATAGACTGTCAAATCGAg GGGTGTGTGAAGATTTAACAAAGGCAGCTTCTAGTGCAGCATTTGCTCCATCGTTGTCCCAGCCTTTGTTTACCCTAAGTACAGCAGCTTATGTCGCTATTAATATGCTATGCGTATTACTCTGGAGATGA
- the LOC126858001 gene encoding 5'-3' exonuclease PLD3-like, with the protein MSFFGRKMGGGRSGGGGSEHTGRNLQDGLFQIASQACHILVQVNNTHNVSYGGSNNVNNIAYSKYSTAGGSTAPTTSSSTKGTTIDKTYPKYAESRDKDQDVVVLLPHRKNRAPRLKHKLSTVSENARLDVNSPGGDDDFELWDQSGFMLRTDIDDPLMNAKWGAQNWCRPSCIPITIILILIVLVVLLPLLDHAADKYTLNSTALDSESTCMDHCSIFLVETIPIGLNYSNNTARHKTIYDSWLDLIEMAQDTIEIASLYWTMKGEDVLPDNSAKEGEEVFQALLEAGRDRQIVLKIAQNLPSRLSPNVDTQILARKANAVVRDLNFAGLLGSGVLHTKLWLIDRTHVYVGSANMDWRSLSQVKELGLVALNCSCLANDYAKIFDVYWKLGKDGKVPSTWPDSFSTKINIDNPMNFTYMENKYKIFIASSPPPFSPKGRSNDLDAILYCIAKAEKFIYISVMDYFPLTIYSAQIKYWPIIDNALRAAAIERKIDVRLLISWWKHSRPSESYFLKSLQDLTHSYTNVKIEIKRFIVPTYPDVDRIPFTRVNHNKYMVTDIAAYIGTSNWSGDYFIDTAGIGTVFESVGRQNRDNIRQQLENIFHRDWYSNYSFPLYNISETRSENSWGLSRNSYQRLSY; encoded by the exons ATGTCATTCTTCGGGCGGAAAATGGGTGGTGGAAGGAGCGGTGGAGGAGGTTCCGAGCACACCGGTCGTAACTTGCAGGACGGTCTGTTTCAGATCGCGTCGCAAGCTTGCCATATCCTAGTGCAA GTGAATAACACGCACAATGTTTCTTATGGGGGTAGCAATAATGTGAATAATATCGCGTATTCGAAATATTCTACGGCCGGCGGTTCGACCGCTCCGACAACGTCGTCATCAACGAAAGGGACGACCATCGACAAAACTTATCCGAAGTATGCGGAGTCTCGAGATAAAGACCAAGATGTGGTCGTATTACTGCCACATCGCAAGAACAGAGCACCGCGACTTAAGCACAAATTGTCG ACAGTGTCCGAAAATGCACGATTGGACGTAAACTCTCCAGGTGGCGACGATGACTTTGAGTTATGGGACCAGTCTGGATTTATGTTAAGAACCGATATTGACGATCCTCTCATGAATGCAAA ATGGGGCGCGCAGAATTGGTGCAGACCCAGTTGCATACCGATAAcgatcatattaattttgatcgtCCTGGTTGTACTTTTGCCATTGTTGGATCACGCGGCGGACAAATACACGTTAAATTCTACCGCATTGGATTCAGAATCTACGTGCATGGATCATTGCAGTATATTCTTGGTGGAAACTATACCCATAGGTTTAAATTACAGTAATAATACTGCGCGGCATAAAACTATCTATGATTCTTGGTTGGATCTCATTGAAATGGCACAGGATACTATTGAAATCGCCTCACTTTATTGGACGATGAAGGGGGAAGATGTGCTTCCCGATAATAGCGCTAAGGAG GGAGAAGAAGTGTTCCAGGCACTCTTAGAAGCTGGAAGAGATAGACAGATAGTGTTAAAAATTGCACAGAATCTTCCTTCTCGCTTGTCACCGAATGTCGATACACAAATTTTGGCCAGAAAAGCTAACGCAGtg GTGAgggatttaaattttgctggATTGTTGGGTAGCGGTGTACTTCATACAAAATTGTGGCTCATCGATCGTACTCATGTATACGTTGGGTCAGCCAATATGGATTGGAGATCCCTTTCGCAAGTAAAGGAACTCGGTTTGGTGGCGTTGAATTGTTCCTGTTTAGCGAATGATTatgctaaaatatttgat gTGTATTGGAAGTTAGGTAAAGATGGTAAAGTGCCTTCCACGTGGCCAGATTCTTTCAGcacaaagataaatatagataatcctatgaattttacatacatggaaaataagtacaaaatatttatcgcg AGCTCACCTCCGCCGTTTTCGCCGAAAGGCAGAAGCAACGATCTAGACGCGATCTTATACTGCATTGCTAAAGcggaaaagtttatttatatctctgtGATGGATTATTTCccattaacaatatattctgcacaaataaa ATATTGGCCTATAATAGACAATGCTCTGAGAGCAGCAGCCATCGAACGTAAAATAGATGTGCGTCTTTTGATTTCCTGGTGGAAACATTCAAGACCGTCCGAATcgtattttcttaaatcattGCAAGATCTTACGCACTCGTACACTAATGTCAAAATCGAAATA AAAAGATTTATCGTACCCACTTATCCGGACGTAGATAGAATACCGTTCACGAGAGTAaaccataataaatatatggtaACTGATATAGCAGCCTATATAGGAACGAGCAATTGGTCGGGCGATTACTTCATTGACACAGCCG GTATCGGTACTGTATTCGAAAGCGTTGGACGTCAAAATAGGGATAATATAAGACAACAGCTGGAAAATATCTTTCACCGTGATTGGTATTCCAACTACTCGTTcccattatataatataagtgaGACACGTTCCGAAAACTCATGGGGTTTATCGAGAAATTCATATCAGCGTTTGTcttattaa